From candidate division WOR-3 bacterium, a single genomic window includes:
- the porA gene encoding pyruvate ferredoxin oxidoreductase — MEKLKIEKKTKKVLYGNHAVSYGVKLSRVEVISAYPITPQTQVVELLSEMCGKKELNATFVNVESEHSAMAVCIGASITGARTFTATSSQGLLLMHELLHWAAGDRLPIVMAAINRAVGAPWSIWSDQNDTISQRDTGWMQIYCESNQEVLDSVILAYKVSERVFLPTMIVLDAFILSHTAEPVEIPAQEEVDEFLPPLNLPWALSTENPFAIGAVVSPSGPYMEFRYKIQKAMEMALYEIEKAGEEFEEKFGRRWGLVEEFMMDDAEIVIVSSGAISSTVKYTVNEIRKNENKKIGVLRIRVLRPFPFHKVRELLEGRKKVIVLDRNISFGLGGVFFNEIRSSLYTSRKKPKLIGYIVGLGGRDITPSDVYGIIKDAEKRKTSEDIIFWGLKEENINL; from the coding sequence ATGGAAAAATTAAAAATTGAGAAGAAAACAAAAAAAGTTTTATATGGCAATCATGCAGTTTCTTATGGTGTTAAGTTATCAAGGGTAGAGGTTATATCAGCCTATCCAATAACACCACAAACTCAGGTTGTGGAACTTCTCTCAGAAATGTGTGGTAAAAAGGAATTAAATGCAACTTTTGTGAATGTTGAATCAGAACATTCAGCAATGGCTGTTTGCATCGGTGCAAGTATAACTGGAGCAAGAACTTTCACAGCAACCTCTTCACAGGGATTACTTTTAATGCATGAACTTTTACACTGGGCAGCAGGTGATAGATTGCCAATTGTCATGGCAGCAATTAATAGAGCTGTTGGGGCTCCATGGTCAATATGGTCTGATCAGAACGATACAATTTCCCAGAGAGATACAGGTTGGATGCAGATTTACTGTGAATCCAACCAAGAAGTTCTTGATTCTGTTATACTTGCCTACAAGGTTTCAGAAAGAGTTTTTCTTCCTACAATGATTGTTCTTGATGCCTTTATTTTGTCCCATACTGCTGAACCAGTTGAAATACCTGCTCAGGAAGAAGTGGATGAATTTTTGCCACCTCTTAATTTGCCCTGGGCACTTTCTACTGAAAATCCCTTTGCAATAGGTGCAGTTGTTTCTCCTTCAGGTCCCTATATGGAATTTCGCTATAAAATTCAAAAAGCTATGGAAATGGCACTTTATGAAATTGAAAAAGCCGGTGAAGAATTTGAAGAAAAATTCGGAAGGAGATGGGGACTTGTTGAGGAATTTATGATGGATGATGCTGAAATCGTAATTGTGAGTTCTGGAGCAATTTCCTCAACTGTTAAATATACTGTAAATGAAATAAGAAAAAATGAAAATAAAAAAATCGGTGTATTGAGAATAAGAGTTTTAAGACCCTTCCCCTTCCATAAAGTAAGAGAACTCCTTGAAGGAAGAAAAAAAGTTATTGTTCTGGATAGAAATATATCCTTTGGGCTTGGTGGTGTTTTCTTTAATGAAATAAGGTCTTCCCTTTACACATCAAGAAAAAAACCAAAACTCATTGGATATATTGTAGGTCTTGGAGGAAGGGATATAACACCTTCTGATGTTTATGGGATAATAAAAGATGCAGAAAAAAGAAAAACTTCCGAGGATATTATTTTCTGGGGATTAAAGGAAGAAAATATAAACTTATAA
- a CDS encoding NAD(P)-binding protein has translation MDKRISYKDINELPEIALSTGSTRVLKTGSWKNLKPVIEDKAAPCSKACPISTKIPQYFFHIIEKNLDRAADILLEKNPFPAITGRVCPAFCQIGCNRKRFDERISIRELERFVGDYILNRGYKVKEIPSDTGKKILVIGSGPAGMAASYFLRRKGHSVLIYERESLPGGVLRYGIPSYRLPKDILDREFDMLYKMGIKIETNKALGKDFSIDELRDKFDAIFIAIGAWVEKKMKIEGEDLMLSGLHFLKEVNEGKDISKFIGKKVACIGAGNVAMDVVRTLKRIKANPEILYRRTEAEMPALEEEREKAKSDGIPFHLLVLPIKAQKKNDKIVLTLQKMQLGEPDSSGRRRPIPIDGAVYEEEYDFVIKAIGEEADRSALPSEYLGDDGWPFADKKTGAMKVKGVFAGGDFIQGPSTVVEAESWAQKAAESIDRFLKGEDINVREVPPKTVSFMLINTEYFDKEKAVHPVELSVEERIQTFDEEVKTLQEEMAIKEAKRCFSCGYCNSCGNCFVYCPDMSILWMDNRPSVDYDFCKGCGICARECPRGIIQMV, from the coding sequence ATGGATAAAAGAATTTCTTATAAAGATATCAATGAATTACCAGAGATTGCTCTTTCAACTGGTTCTACAAGGGTTTTAAAAACAGGTTCATGGAAAAATTTAAAACCTGTAATAGAAGATAAAGCTGCCCCTTGTTCAAAAGCATGCCCTATAAGTACAAAAATTCCTCAGTATTTTTTCCATATTATTGAAAAAAACCTGGATAGAGCAGCTGATATTTTACTTGAAAAAAACCCCTTTCCAGCTATAACAGGAAGAGTTTGCCCTGCATTTTGCCAGATCGGATGTAACAGAAAAAGGTTTGATGAAAGAATTTCAATAAGAGAATTGGAAAGATTCGTAGGTGATTATATCCTTAATAGGGGATATAAAGTTAAGGAAATTCCTTCGGATACAGGTAAAAAGATATTAGTGATAGGTTCTGGACCAGCTGGAATGGCTGCTTCTTACTTTTTAAGGAGAAAGGGACACTCTGTTTTAATTTATGAAAGAGAATCTCTTCCTGGTGGAGTATTAAGGTATGGAATACCTTCTTACAGATTACCTAAGGATATTTTGGATAGAGAGTTTGATATGCTTTATAAAATGGGAATAAAAATTGAAACAAATAAAGCACTCGGAAAAGACTTTTCCATAGATGAACTTAGGGATAAATTTGATGCTATCTTTATTGCTATTGGAGCATGGGTGGAAAAGAAAATGAAAATTGAGGGTGAGGATTTAATGCTCTCAGGATTACATTTTTTAAAGGAAGTTAATGAAGGGAAAGATATCTCAAAATTCATAGGCAAAAAAGTAGCCTGTATAGGAGCAGGTAATGTAGCAATGGATGTTGTGAGAACACTAAAAAGAATTAAGGCAAATCCTGAAATACTTTACAGGAGAACTGAAGCAGAAATGCCAGCTCTTGAAGAAGAAAGAGAAAAAGCAAAAAGCGATGGGATTCCATTTCATCTTTTAGTTCTTCCGATAAAAGCTCAGAAGAAGAATGATAAAATAGTTTTAACTCTTCAAAAGATGCAACTTGGAGAACCTGATTCTTCAGGAAGAAGAAGACCAATTCCCATTGATGGCGCAGTTTATGAAGAGGAGTATGATTTTGTAATAAAAGCAATAGGTGAGGAGGCTGATAGAAGCGCTTTACCTTCCGAATATCTTGGTGATGATGGGTGGCCTTTTGCTGATAAAAAGACAGGAGCTATGAAAGTTAAAGGTGTTTTTGCTGGTGGAGATTTTATTCAGGGTCCTTCAACAGTTGTTGAGGCTGAATCCTGGGCTCAAAAAGCTGCTGAAAGTATTGATAGATTTCTAAAAGGTGAAGATATAAATGTAAGGGAGGTTCCGCCAAAAACTGTTTCCTTTATGCTAATAAACACTGAATACTTTGATAAAGAAAAAGCAGTTCATCCTGTTGAGCTATCTGTAGAAGAAAGAATACAAACCTTTGATGAGGAAGTAAAAACTTTACAAGAAGAAATGGCTATAAAGGAAGCAAAAAGGTGTTTCTCCTGTGGTTATTGTAATTCCTGTGGAAATTGTTTTGTTTACTGTCCTGATATGTCAATATTATGGATGGATAACAGACCCTCTGTAGATTATGATTTTTGTAAAGGTTGTGGTATTTGTGCAAGAGAGTGTCCAAGGGGAATAATTCAGATGGTTTAA
- a CDS encoding SpoIIE family protein phosphatase produces MSFKVKISILFSLLFIFFSYLIYDNLTQRGEKYIIEEIKERGNSLSSSLARFAKEPILDNNLAELSRLTYSLKKEENLSFVYIVDKQGKIKGSPDYEDIDKNIKEILPFYEARENLLIFEKDIIMGGINIGKVYLGLSLSVLEKAKSDFRKSAFLIFSLSLILGTLLIFLFSHLSLKPLNYIIEALRKIGEGRLDENIKIVSKDEFGKIAKAAEEMRIKLIEYRKELTEKERLKRDAELAQEIQKMLLPERLPEINEYDITYYYEPAFYVGGDYVDVLKTISHVICVIGDVSGKGASSSLIMAMTKSFIYSNYKTSRSPSAFASNIHTFLRYKIPDDMFLTLFLLYLEERGNYFYSSCGHTPPLLFISNLKKLERFKTNGVPIGFSFILPDEYPSLIQKGNGKLESGDILFLYTDGLLDIRNEKGEILGEEKLYNFLSEILTREKEVERIKEELIKKLKEYKGGAEPEDDITFLIIKKR; encoded by the coding sequence ATGAGTTTTAAAGTAAAAATAAGTATTCTTTTTTCTCTTTTATTCATATTCTTTTCCTATTTAATATACGATAATCTAACTCAAAGAGGCGAAAAATATATAATTGAAGAAATAAAAGAAAGGGGAAATTCTTTATCTTCATCTCTTGCAAGATTTGCAAAGGAACCTATCCTTGATAACAACCTTGCTGAACTTTCAAGATTAACTTACTCTTTAAAAAAAGAAGAAAACCTTTCCTTTGTTTACATAGTAGATAAACAGGGTAAAATAAAAGGTTCTCCAGATTATGAAGATATTGATAAAAATATAAAAGAAATATTACCTTTTTATGAAGCAAGGGAAAATTTACTTATATTTGAAAAAGATATAATAATGGGGGGTATAAATATAGGAAAAGTCTATCTTGGACTTTCTCTTTCAGTTCTCGAAAAAGCTAAAAGTGATTTTAGAAAATCTGCTTTTTTAATTTTCTCTTTATCTTTAATTTTAGGAACCCTTTTGATATTCCTTTTTTCTCATTTATCCCTGAAACCTTTAAACTATATAATTGAAGCCTTAAGAAAAATTGGAGAAGGAAGACTTGATGAAAATATTAAAATCGTATCAAAGGATGAATTCGGTAAAATTGCAAAAGCTGCGGAAGAAATGAGAATTAAACTTATTGAATACAGAAAGGAATTAACAGAAAAGGAAAGGCTTAAAAGGGATGCAGAACTGGCACAGGAAATTCAGAAAATGCTTTTACCTGAAAGATTACCTGAAATTAATGAATATGATATAACTTACTATTATGAACCAGCTTTTTATGTAGGAGGAGATTATGTGGATGTGCTTAAAACAATAAGTCATGTTATATGTGTAATTGGTGATGTTTCCGGAAAAGGAGCTTCCTCTTCCCTTATTATGGCAATGACAAAATCTTTTATATATTCCAATTATAAAACCTCAAGAAGTCCTTCAGCTTTTGCCTCTAACATCCATACTTTTTTAAGATATAAAATACCTGATGATATGTTTCTAACACTTTTCCTTCTTTATTTAGAGGAAAGGGGTAATTATTTTTATTCTTCCTGTGGACATACACCTCCTCTTCTTTTTATATCAAATTTAAAAAAACTGGAAAGGTTCAAAACAAATGGTGTTCCAATTGGTTTTTCCTTCATTTTACCAGATGAGTATCCATCACTCATTCAAAAAGGAAACGGTAAACTGGAAAGTGGTGATATTCTTTTCCTTTATACTGACGGCCTTTTGGATATTAGAAATGAAAAGGGTGAAATTTTGGGTGAAGAAAAACTTTATAACTTTCTTTCAGAAATCTTAACAAGGGAAAAAGAAGTGGAAAGAATTAAAGAAGAATTAATTAAAAAATTAAAAGAATATAAGGGTGGAGCTGAACCTGAAGATGATATAACTTTTTTAATTATAAAAAAGAGATGA
- a CDS encoding 2-oxoacid:acceptor oxidoreductase family protein, protein MIEIRFHGRGGQGAVVASKVSAIAAFKGGYYPLAFPQFGVERRGAPVTAFLRVFNPDEKLFLRCNIYSPDIIVILDTSLLEMIDVTEGLKENGKIIINSPKNPEDFNFKGNFKVYTVDATEIAVKYKLGSRTQPIVNTSILGALAKVSKIFGLEELKYAIEEEVSVKKEENIKAAEEAFQSVKGL, encoded by the coding sequence ATGATTGAAATTAGATTTCATGGGAGGGGAGGTCAGGGGGCAGTAGTAGCTTCAAAGGTAAGTGCAATAGCGGCTTTTAAAGGAGGCTACTATCCCCTTGCCTTTCCCCAGTTTGGAGTTGAACGTAGAGGAGCACCTGTAACAGCTTTTTTAAGAGTCTTTAATCCTGATGAAAAACTTTTTTTAAGATGTAATATATATAGCCCTGATATTATTGTAATTCTTGATACATCACTTCTTGAAATGATAGATGTTACAGAGGGTTTAAAAGAAAATGGTAAAATAATAATAAATTCACCTAAAAATCCAGAAGATTTTAATTTTAAAGGAAATTTTAAGGTTTATACAGTTGATGCCACAGAAATTGCTGTTAAGTACAAGCTTGGGTCAAGAACTCAACCAATTGTGAATACCTCAATTTTGGGAGCCCTTGCAAAGGTAAGCAAAATTTTTGGGCTTGAAGAATTAAAATATGCGATAGAAGAAGAAGTTTCTGTTAAGAAAGAAGAAAATATTAAAGCTGCTGAAGAAGCCTTTCAAAGTGTAAAAGGATTATAA
- a CDS encoding STAS domain-containing protein, which produces MKIFEAKIFKENKRVYVNLKGKIDTRTVSEFKEILERAKREGEKEIVINYRDIDYVSSAGYGALLKFCVYSKKDNINVIVTGMKPEIKSIFDIMELHRFIDYREKYDIPVFEEKIEEKAEETFNLENWIEEKIIENPLIEPSELIKECPSKNKISEKEFKEILKKKNLLTREERLFFAYKKLKEKLK; this is translated from the coding sequence ATGAAAATTTTTGAAGCAAAAATATTTAAGGAAAATAAAAGAGTTTATGTAAACTTAAAAGGTAAAATAGATACAAGAACAGTTAGTGAATTCAAAGAAATACTTGAAAGGGCAAAAAGGGAAGGTGAAAAAGAAATAGTTATAAATTATAGAGATATCGACTATGTTTCCAGCGCAGGTTACGGAGCCCTTTTAAAATTCTGTGTGTATTCAAAAAAAGATAACATAAATGTAATAGTTACAGGTATGAAACCTGAAATAAAAAGCATTTTTGACATTATGGAACTACACAGATTTATTGATTATAGGGAAAAATATGATATTCCAGTATTTGAAGAGAAAATAGAAGAAAAAGCTGAAGAAACCTTTAACCTTGAAAATTGGATTGAGGAAAAAATAATTGAAAATCCATTAATTGAACCCAGCGAATTAATAAAGGAGTGTCCATCAAAAAATAAAATATCCGAAAAAGAATTTAAAGAAATACTCAAAAAAAAGAATCTTTTAACAAGAGAAGAAAGACTCTTCTTTGCCTATAAGAAATTGAAGGAAAAACTTAAATAA
- a CDS encoding NTPase, translating to MKILITGKPGSGKTTLLKRIYEELKNYVKVRGFFTGEIREKGERIGFFIENFEGKRKIFAHKDFDFPLKVSKYGVNINALLKIGLPEIIKAIEEKSFLMIDEIGKMELLSENFQELVEKAFNSGIDIIATISISPHPFIKEIKKREDVKIFEINENKREYIFKRIKEICFAELKI from the coding sequence ATGAAGATTCTGATTACAGGAAAACCTGGTTCAGGTAAAACAACTCTTTTAAAAAGAATTTATGAAGAGCTTAAAAATTATGTTAAAGTAAGAGGCTTTTTTACAGGTGAGATAAGGGAAAAGGGCGAAAGAATCGGTTTTTTTATAGAAAACTTTGAAGGTAAAAGGAAAATTTTTGCCCATAAGGATTTTGATTTTCCTTTGAAGGTTTCAAAATATGGAGTTAATATTAATGCACTTCTTAAAATAGGTCTTCCTGAGATAATTAAGGCTATAGAAGAAAAATCTTTTCTTATGATAGATGAAATAGGTAAAATGGAGCTTCTTTCAGAAAATTTTCAGGAACTTGTTGAAAAGGCTTTTAATTCAGGTATAGATATAATTGCCACAATTTCAATTTCTCCTCATCCCTTTATAAAGGAAATCAAAAAAAGAGAGGATGTTAAGATTTTTGAAATTAATGAAAATAAAAGAGAGTATATTTTTAAAAGGATAAAAGAAATTTGTTTCGCGGAATTAAAAATTTGA
- a CDS encoding thiamine pyrophosphate-dependent enzyme has protein sequence MAFEWKELLQEEVLNPGVLSCQGCGAVIIMRHVLRALGKNTITTIPACCWTIIDGPYPYHSLNVPVFHTAFETAAATATGIRAGLNIRGKTDINVLAFAGDGGTFDIGLQALSGAAERNEDILYICYDNEAYMNTGIQRSGATPYKAWTTTTPFESPNPRPKKNIVEIMRAHRIPYIATATVAFPLDLYNKVKKAKEIKGTRFIHVLAPCPPGWRMDSELTIKASRLAVETKFFPLYEVEDGDKVKINYMPKGLPLKEYFQIQGRFKHLKEEEINEIQKIVDSYFEKLLEEHKRTFGTTDNIKRGVYR, from the coding sequence ATGGCTTTTGAATGGAAAGAACTTTTACAGGAAGAAGTTTTAAATCCCGGTGTTTTATCATGCCAGGGTTGTGGTGCAGTTATAATAATGAGGCATGTTTTAAGAGCTTTGGGTAAAAATACTATTACTACTATTCCAGCTTGCTGTTGGACAATAATTGATGGACCTTATCCATACCACTCTCTTAATGTTCCAGTTTTTCATACTGCCTTTGAAACAGCAGCAGCAACTGCAACCGGAATAAGAGCAGGACTAAATATTAGAGGTAAGACTGATATAAATGTCCTTGCCTTCGCAGGTGATGGAGGAACTTTTGATATTGGGCTTCAGGCATTATCTGGAGCAGCGGAAAGAAATGAAGACATTCTTTATATTTGTTACGATAATGAGGCTTACATGAATACAGGTATTCAGAGGTCAGGGGCAACTCCTTATAAAGCATGGACAACCACAACACCTTTTGAAAGTCCTAATCCAAGACCTAAAAAGAATATAGTTGAGATTATGAGAGCACATAGAATTCCCTATATTGCGACAGCAACAGTTGCCTTTCCCCTTGACCTTTATAATAAGGTAAAAAAAGCTAAAGAAATAAAAGGAACAAGATTCATACATGTTCTTGCTCCATGCCCTCCTGGATGGAGAATGGATTCTGAACTTACAATAAAGGCATCAAGACTTGCAGTTGAAACGAAATTTTTCCCCTTATATGAAGTAGAAGATGGTGATAAAGTTAAAATAAATTATATGCCAAAGGGGCTCCCTTTAAAGGAATATTTTCAGATTCAAGGAAGATTCAAACATTTAAAGGAAGAAGAAATAAATGAAATCCAGAAAATAGTAGATTCATATTTTGAAAAATTGCTCGAAGAACATAAAAGAACTTTTGGAACAACAGATAATATAAAAAGGGGAGTTTATAGATAA
- a CDS encoding tetratricopeptide repeat protein encodes MIHFLLILPLLKGSTGVSYPVDFLDRYITSSFTKPEEKFGFFYEIPTQIKFISLIYRNFSFESDGNTFFGFSSGTYAEKASLSLRGKLIFLNKTYEGFGTGIGYLQAPLNFLSIGFFAEGIYNSKENKTSVFAQSGISFHKKGFAINLEPSFTTDSIGFKGGLTYLFNLKNSFFNSVKIYTGLQIFKNKIFSFGIGFSKDNMKFLIGSYNKKFYFGFVLDFKKRVVIKEIVKEVEIPVYVEKKEEKKEVKQPVKKKEEKPKEETLTISEEELEYYYKKGIEFYKMEMLEEAIKSWEFIIKVKPDYKDTKKLYELAKDRYEKLKRISE; translated from the coding sequence ATGATACATTTTTTACTTATATTGCCTCTTTTAAAGGGATCCACAGGGGTTTCTTACCCTGTTGATTTCCTTGACCGATATATTACTTCCTCCTTTACAAAACCTGAAGAAAAATTTGGATTCTTTTATGAAATTCCTACACAGATAAAATTTATTTCCCTTATTTACAGAAATTTTTCCTTTGAATCTGATGGAAATACCTTTTTTGGCTTTTCTTCAGGAACATATGCTGAAAAAGCTTCTCTTTCTTTAAGGGGAAAATTAATATTTTTAAATAAGACTTATGAGGGATTTGGAACTGGTATCGGTTATCTCCAGGCACCCCTTAATTTCTTATCTATTGGCTTTTTTGCAGAAGGAATTTATAACAGTAAAGAGAACAAAACAAGTGTATTTGCTCAATCAGGAATTTCTTTTCATAAAAAAGGATTTGCAATTAATCTTGAACCATCCTTTACAACAGATTCAATAGGTTTTAAAGGAGGATTAACTTACCTTTTTAACTTAAAAAATTCCTTCTTTAATTCAGTGAAAATTTATACAGGTTTACAGATTTTCAAAAATAAAATTTTCTCATTTGGGATAGGATTTAGTAAAGATAATATGAAATTTCTAATAGGGAGTTATAACAAAAAATTTTACTTTGGATTTGTTCTTGACTTTAAAAAAAGAGTTGTTATAAAGGAGATAGTAAAAGAAGTGGAAATACCAGTTTATGTAGAAAAAAAAGAAGAAAAAAAAGAAGTAAAACAACCTGTTAAAAAGAAAGAGGAAAAACCTAAGGAGGAAACCTTAACTATCTCAGAGGAAGAACTGGAATACTATTATAAAAAGGGAATAGAATTTTACAAAATGGAAATGCTTGAAGAGGCAATAAAATCCTGGGAATTCATAATAAAAGTTAAGCCTGATTACAAGGACACAAAAAAATTGTATGAATTAGCCAAAGATAGATACGAAAAACTCAAAAGAATATCAGAATGA